From Alienimonas californiensis, a single genomic window includes:
- the ypfJ gene encoding KPN_02809 family neutral zinc metallopeptidase encodes MRWKGRRESTNVEDRRGMPGKGIALGGGGIGTLLIIGLYLLLGGNPQQLAQNAPQGGGAARPAGEDDETKNFVEVVLASTEDAWDGEFKQHADRPYQAPTLTLFSAGQQVRTGCGVAGAGIGPFYCPADRKVYLSPSFFEQLRDQLNAPGDFAAAYVIAHEVGHHVQNLLGYSERVNRSRGGPQENEMSVRLELQADFLAGVWAYHARQEEDFLEPGDVEEALNAASKIGDDALQKQATGTVNPESFTHGTSAQRVRWFRRGFETGDLSLIDEPFELPYERL; translated from the coding sequence ATGCGTTGGAAAGGTCGCCGCGAAAGCACGAACGTGGAGGACCGCCGCGGCATGCCCGGCAAGGGGATCGCCCTGGGCGGCGGCGGGATCGGGACGCTGCTGATTATCGGCCTCTATCTGCTGTTGGGGGGCAACCCGCAGCAACTCGCCCAAAACGCCCCGCAAGGCGGCGGGGCGGCCCGACCGGCGGGGGAGGACGACGAGACGAAGAACTTCGTGGAGGTCGTGCTCGCCAGTACCGAGGACGCCTGGGACGGCGAGTTCAAGCAGCATGCCGATCGGCCCTATCAAGCCCCCACGCTGACGCTGTTCTCCGCCGGCCAGCAGGTCCGGACCGGCTGCGGCGTCGCCGGCGCCGGCATCGGCCCGTTCTACTGCCCCGCCGATCGCAAAGTCTATTTATCGCCCTCGTTCTTCGAGCAGCTGCGAGACCAACTCAACGCCCCTGGCGACTTCGCCGCCGCGTACGTCATTGCCCATGAAGTCGGCCACCACGTACAAAATCTGCTGGGTTACAGCGAGCGGGTGAACCGCTCCCGCGGCGGCCCTCAGGAGAACGAAATGAGCGTCCGGCTGGAACTGCAGGCCGACTTTTTAGCGGGCGTGTGGGCCTATCACGCCCGCCAGGAGGAAGATTTCCTGGAGCCGGGCGACGTGGAGGAGGCTCTGAACGCCGCCAGCAAAATCGGCGACGACGCGCTCCAGAAACAGGCGACCGGCACGGTGAACCCGGAGAGCTTCACCCACGGCACCAGCGCCCAGCGGGTGCGGTGGTTCCGGCGGGGCTTTGAAACGGGCGACCTGAGCCTGATCGACGAGCCGTTCGAACTCCCCTACGAACGCCTGTAA
- a CDS encoding helix-turn-helix domain-containing protein: protein MSRGPADDLLGRGTRRLALQLELIRREAGRQLGGEPLPVLYMQAVPPFRQASAAPYPLPSPEEVHQILTTGIFDGRPATAWLNPAEDPGDGPLGDSLGPQGHISTVSRALAGWGTGESSDWSFDFSAAVRLPGHRGGASDALAETESKVRAHLALLRRAGEHLAAAPAEVHQRLFPDGSDEILAGDGGGPPEPLKLWLPAVVHLSLNLPDDHAFKQSPRWLYRLSNLDEYEKDGHHSRWGTEECFFDPLDAGKSARHDLADWWYLAFDDLIRMTADACSALQSLLFRIGNERRNEARPPARGPSWTPWFDTAQVKNILSLTDRTLRRWRKEGRLPRFEVEKAGSFNRYRFDPAELEEHPDFNRAAFDAAVQWCEERARRGAGKPPGGGER from the coding sequence GTGAGCCGCGGACCCGCCGACGACCTACTCGGCAGGGGCACACGACGGCTCGCCCTGCAGTTGGAGCTGATCCGCCGCGAGGCCGGGCGGCAGCTCGGTGGCGAACCGCTGCCGGTGTTATATATGCAGGCGGTCCCGCCGTTCCGGCAAGCGTCGGCCGCCCCCTATCCATTGCCCAGTCCCGAGGAAGTCCACCAGATTCTGACCACCGGGATATTCGACGGCCGGCCGGCGACTGCGTGGCTGAACCCGGCCGAGGACCCGGGGGACGGGCCACTCGGGGATTCCTTGGGGCCGCAGGGACACATTTCGACCGTCAGTCGCGCTCTGGCCGGGTGGGGCACTGGCGAATCGAGTGACTGGAGCTTCGACTTCTCCGCGGCGGTCCGGCTGCCGGGGCACCGGGGCGGTGCCAGTGACGCGCTCGCGGAGACGGAATCGAAGGTCCGGGCACACCTCGCTCTGCTCCGCCGGGCGGGGGAACACCTCGCCGCGGCACCGGCCGAGGTGCATCAGCGGCTGTTCCCTGACGGCTCCGACGAAATCCTGGCCGGGGACGGGGGCGGACCCCCGGAGCCGCTCAAACTGTGGCTGCCGGCCGTAGTTCACCTGTCGCTAAACCTCCCGGATGACCACGCATTTAAACAATCGCCGCGCTGGCTCTATCGGCTCAGCAATTTGGACGAATATGAGAAGGACGGACATCACTCAAGGTGGGGCACGGAGGAGTGCTTTTTCGACCCGCTAGATGCAGGGAAGAGTGCCCGGCATGATTTGGCGGACTGGTGGTACTTGGCGTTCGACGATCTCATCCGGATGACCGCGGACGCCTGCTCGGCACTCCAGTCACTCCTGTTCCGCATCGGCAACGAGCGCCGGAACGAGGCCCGCCCGCCCGCCCGAGGGCCGAGCTGGACGCCGTGGTTCGACACCGCGCAGGTCAAGAACATTCTGTCACTGACGGACAGGACGCTGCGTCGCTGGAGAAAAGAGGGGCGGCTCCCTCGGTTCGAGGTCGAGAAGGCCGGCAGCTTCAATAGGTACAGGTTCGACCCGGCGGAACTGGAAGAACACCCGGACTTCAATCGGGCCGCTTTCGACGCGGCGGTTCAGTGGTGCGAGGAGCGGGCCCGCCGTGGGGCGGGGAAGCCGCCCGGGGGCGGGGAGCGTTAA
- a CDS encoding tyrosine-type recombinase/integrase produces MIDKPIRVTVFKRDGRTNYEAQWTDPLSGKTKMKSTGHRVKRDAERWAGRWEKELNDGAAGAGRATWADLVTRAERDFLPDKREKTRDSYRTAIGDVQRHLRPKLLTEITPEAIGRLKAGLRDGGVAPATVASKLRHVKALLRWAERQGMIDRAPAIEMPKVEAAAKGRPITDAEFAKVLAAVPDVVGESRAASWRHLLRGLWLSGLRMGEATALTWDDLDGPHVRLGGPFPAFLIPGRMQKGGKDTVTPIVPDFLAFLQGTPEADRRGFVFNPAPVQGTDRLSADWTSRTVAAIGTASGVKVKGDEPARAHDLRRSFCFRWSQRVLPQQLRVLARHTAVQTTLTYYAEADAGMTAEAVAAAVRGLGAG; encoded by the coding sequence ATGATCGACAAGCCGATCCGGGTGACGGTGTTCAAGCGGGACGGCCGGACGAACTACGAGGCGCAGTGGACCGACCCGCTGAGCGGCAAGACCAAGATGAAGTCCACCGGCCACCGCGTGAAGCGGGACGCCGAGCGGTGGGCAGGACGATGGGAGAAAGAACTGAACGACGGCGCCGCCGGCGCCGGCCGGGCGACTTGGGCGGATCTGGTCACACGGGCGGAGCGGGACTTCCTGCCGGACAAGCGGGAGAAGACCCGCGACAGCTACCGCACCGCCATCGGCGACGTGCAGCGGCATCTGCGACCCAAGCTGTTGACGGAGATCACCCCGGAGGCGATCGGGCGGCTCAAGGCCGGCCTGCGGGACGGCGGCGTGGCCCCCGCCACCGTGGCCTCGAAGCTGCGGCACGTGAAGGCCTTGCTGCGATGGGCGGAACGCCAGGGGATGATCGACCGGGCGCCGGCGATCGAGATGCCGAAAGTCGAGGCCGCCGCGAAAGGGCGACCGATCACCGACGCGGAGTTCGCCAAGGTGCTCGCCGCCGTCCCCGACGTGGTCGGGGAGAGCAGGGCGGCGTCCTGGCGGCACCTGCTCCGCGGCCTGTGGCTCAGCGGGCTGCGGATGGGCGAGGCGACGGCTTTGACGTGGGACGACCTCGACGGGCCGCACGTGCGACTGGGCGGGCCGTTCCCGGCGTTCCTGATCCCGGGGCGGATGCAGAAGGGCGGGAAGGACACCGTTACGCCGATCGTCCCGGACTTCCTCGCGTTCCTACAGGGGACGCCGGAAGCGGACCGCCGGGGCTTCGTATTTAATCCAGCGCCGGTGCAGGGCACGGACCGGCTGTCCGCGGACTGGACCAGCCGCACGGTGGCGGCGATCGGAACCGCCAGCGGGGTGAAGGTGAAGGGCGACGAACCGGCCCGGGCCCACGACCTGCGGCGGAGCTTCTGCTTCCGCTGGTCGCAGCGCGTCCTCCCCCAGCAACTCCGCGTGCTGGCCCGACACACGGCGGTCCAGACGACGCTGACCTATTACGCCGAGGCCGACGCCGGGATGACCGCGGAGGCCGTTGCGGCCGCGGTGCGCGGGCTGGGGGCGGGCTGA
- a CDS encoding DnaB-like helicase C-terminal domain-containing protein, with translation MSHYRSSESEFAPPPDARYTAGADAFAAWREELDSGSPPPQFELGQGFEGVNVGPGVVTLFGGGPGAGKTALVSQLMTDALRIDPNLRLLIANVEMPPSALLDRQLARISGVDLGTVRGRVFDEQHGERIEAVRPVLEDVVNRTAFLRPPFDLENIARSVDAEDAGVVVLDYLQRIRPPGTHGDSRGSVAATMDYLRRFADAGMAVVAVAAVARAKNDRGSSYDGLNLASFRESSEIEYGADDAFILAGKPGSPDRVLKHLKSRNGEPRDIPLRFEGAYQSFRAPGVGMHAPTAKTVELGDVDGLAERFEVAEPASDADEGGPCDVE, from the coding sequence ATGTCGCATTATCGATCGTCCGAGTCCGAGTTCGCCCCCCCGCCGGACGCCCGTTACACGGCGGGGGCCGACGCCTTCGCCGCGTGGCGGGAGGAGTTGGACTCCGGCAGTCCGCCCCCGCAGTTCGAACTCGGTCAAGGGTTCGAGGGGGTTAACGTCGGCCCCGGCGTGGTCACCCTCTTCGGGGGCGGCCCGGGGGCCGGCAAGACCGCGTTGGTCTCGCAATTGATGACGGACGCTCTGCGGATCGACCCGAACCTTCGCCTGCTGATCGCCAACGTGGAGATGCCCCCGTCCGCCCTGCTGGACCGCCAGTTGGCCCGCATCAGCGGCGTGGATCTCGGCACCGTGCGGGGCCGCGTCTTCGACGAGCAGCACGGTGAGCGGATCGAGGCGGTCCGGCCCGTTCTCGAGGACGTCGTCAACCGCACGGCGTTCCTGCGCCCGCCGTTCGACTTGGAGAACATCGCCCGCAGCGTGGACGCCGAGGACGCCGGCGTCGTGGTGCTGGACTACCTCCAGCGGATCCGCCCGCCGGGCACCCACGGCGACTCCCGCGGGTCGGTGGCGGCGACGATGGACTACCTGCGGCGGTTCGCCGACGCCGGCATGGCGGTGGTGGCGGTCGCGGCGGTGGCCCGGGCCAAGAACGACCGCGGCAGCAGCTACGACGGGTTGAACCTCGCGAGCTTCCGCGAATCCAGCGAGATCGAGTACGGGGCCGACGACGCCTTCATTCTCGCGGGCAAGCCCGGCAGCCCGGACCGCGTACTCAAGCATTTGAAAAGCCGCAACGGCGAGCCGCGTGACATCCCGCTGCGGTTCGAGGGAGCCTACCAGTCGTTCCGTGCACCGGGCGTCGGCATGCACGCCCCCACGGCGAAGACGGTGGAGCTCGGCGACGTCGACGGTCTCGCGGAGCGGTTCGAGGTGGCGGAGCCGGCCTCGGATGCGGACGAAGGGGGACCGTGCGATGTCGAATAG
- a CDS encoding helix-turn-helix domain-containing protein — protein sequence MRQLSHTQVMIWLVLFRDARNGVARASQKWIAERCGVTDRTVRRQLPLLEARGLVEVKSKGGLGRGPSAYIVRALPAD from the coding sequence ATGCGACAGCTGTCGCACACGCAGGTGATGATCTGGCTGGTGCTGTTCCGCGACGCCCGCAACGGCGTGGCGCGGGCCTCGCAGAAGTGGATCGCGGAGCGGTGCGGCGTCACCGACCGCACCGTGCGGCGGCAACTGCCCCTGCTGGAGGCCCGCGGGCTGGTTGAGGTGAAGTCGAAGGGCGGGCTGGGCCGCGGGCCCAGCGCGTATATCGTGCGGGCCCTGCCGGCGGACTGA